CCGACACCGATAGTGGCAGGGTACGTACGCGGGCGGCTTCAATCCAGTGTTTCATGTGGGGAGTGTGAGGTGGGGAATGGAGTGACTGAGGAACTGAGTGACTGAGGAACTGAGTAACTGAGGAACTGAGTGACTGAGGAACTGAGGAACTGAGTGACTGAGTAACTGAGGAACTGAGTGACTGAGGAACTGAGGAACTGAGTAACTGAGTGACTGAGTGACTGAGGAACTGAGGAACTGAGAAACTGAGTGACTGAGTAACTGAGTAACTGAGGACTTAGGTTCTTTGGTTCTGCATTTTCTAATTTTCTGATTTTCTAATTATCTAATTGACACGTTCTAATTTACAAAACTACATCCAATTACTGTCATCCCGTTCGATGGCATACAACCACCGATTGGCGTACTCGTGCAGGAGGTCGAACTGGCCGAGGTGAAAGGTCAGGTCACCGCCGGCGGTGTGCAGGGTTATGGAACCGATATTCAGGGATTTGTGCCAGAATAGCTGCGACGCGGTTATGCCTTGTATTTTGCGGGTATCGAGGTAATCGTAGGTGACATCCCAGGCGCCGTGTTTGCGGATGACGAACCGGTCGCTGATGTACAGACGGCTGTTGCGGAAGCGGAAATACTGCAACACGATAACCAAACCGGCGTACAATGGGACGAAGTAGTCGACGCTTGACAGTTCGGGTACGTTGTTGCGGACGATCGCGTATATCCCCAGCGGAATCCCCAGATAGAGAAACAAGGCAAAGCCCAGTACACGCCAGTTGGGCAGCACCGTCAGTTCTTTCTGCGGGACGCTGCCAAACAGCATTTCGAGTATGCCGCGGTGTTCGGCGTCGTTGCAACCCGGAATTTCGATGGCCCTTTTTTTGTCTTCCGCCTCGCCCCCGGTGGCCTGTCGCACGCGCACTTCCATCAGGTCGAGTTTGCGCTGGAGGTAGTTTTGGATGACAGACACAAACTGCACCCGTTGCGGTTTCAGCAGGGTATTTTTGGTACTCACGAGTCCGAACGACAGCAACAGCGCGTCGCGTTGACGTGTTATGCGGTAGCCGAAATAGCGGAACACGGTGCGCCCCACATTCACCACGAGAATGACGCCCACTATCAGGAGAAAGGCGAAAAGTACGAGTTGAATGGCCGAGCGCTCGGCGACGTATGATTCTAACTGGGAGGTATCGACGTCGTCGGTGATTTTGTCGTCGAAGTGGCGGATGTTCTCGTAGGTGGAGAAAAAGAAGGCGAGGATGACGAAGAACGTCCGCACGTAATGCGACGTCAGTCCCATTTTCACCAGGCTACCGAAGCTGATCTGCACAAAGGGCTGTCCGGTTGCAGAAAGGGTTTCGGTTGTTTCCTCCGTTTCCAACCGCGCGGAGGCGGCGCCTTCGAGCAATTCCTTTCGGAGGCTGACGGCAACGGCATGTGCGACGGCTTTGATGGCGATTTCCTCATCGTTGCTACCGGCCGTGTCGATACGAACTTCATAGACGCCGATCAGTCGTTGCAGCAACGATTGGGTGATGTCGACTTTCTGGATTTTACCGAGTTGAATGACGACCCGTGTCTTGCTCAATACGCCCTGGGTGAGGATGAACTCGGACTGCTCGCGGTCAAGGAAAAAGGTAAAGTTGCGGTAGCGCAGCCAGGCCGCGACAATAGTAGCCGCGAGAAACAGCACGATAGCGGCCGTTACCATGATCGACTTGGAGCGGTCAAAGTTGAGGAGCCACACCACCAAAAACGGAAGGAACGCCTTGGCGAGGGCCACCGCCGAATCGGCGAAGGTCACAATCACGCCGACGGCGGACTGGCGTTGGGGTTTGGTAAAGTCGGGCGACATTACAATTGCTTTTGGATTTTACCCATCAAAAGTTGTTTGATATCCTCGGCTTCGGGTTTGCGAATGCCGGGTATGTCAATATCTCCGGAATTGCCACCGGCGGTGTATACTTTCACTTCGGCGAGGCCGAACATCCGGCTGAACACCCCTTCGTGCAGGGCCACGTGCTGGACGCGGTTATATGGAATAACGATGGTTTTGGTGGCGATAATGCCGTGGCGAAAGACAACGTCGTGCTCGCGGAAGGCATATCCTTTCCTGCGGAAGGCGATACGGGACAGCCAGAATGAGATGGCGGCTCCTACGATATAGCCTCCTATCATCCACGGCACGGCCTGCTCTGTATCTTCGACGAAAACGGCTACGAGTACGATAGCCGCTGCGAGCAGTCCGAATACGATCAGTAGCGACAGCAATATGACCGTCCAGTAACGGGCATCCAGCAAGCGAAACGACACGGCTTCAAACCGGGGAAGCGCGGTGGTATCGAGGGTTTCGTTGGTGAAGGACATGGTTTTGGGTGTTGGGTTTTGGGTTTTGGGTTTTGGGTTTTGAGTTTTGAGTTTTGGGTTTTGGGTTTTGAGTGTGGAGTGTTGTGGCGCGGGTTTAGGGTTTCGTGTTCCCGTTTGGTATCAGCTTAGGACTTTCGACTTTCGACTTCAGACTTTCGACTTCACTCCGATCACGGAATCCATTTGTTTTCACCGAAATTGGGTTTGCGTTTTTCGAGGAAGGCGTTGCGGCCTTCTTTGGCTTCGTCGGTCATGTAGGCGAGTCGGGTGGCTTCTCCGGCGAATACCTGTTGTCCGACCATACCGTCGTCGGTGAGGTTCATGGCGAACTTCAGCAT
This genomic interval from Flavobacterium sp. HJ-32-4 contains the following:
- a CDS encoding PH domain-containing protein, which gives rise to MSFTNETLDTTALPRFEAVSFRLLDARYWTVILLSLLIVFGLLAAAIVLVAVFVEDTEQAVPWMIGGYIVGAAISFWLSRIAFRRKGYAFREHDVVFRHGIIATKTIVIPYNRVQHVALHEGVFSRMFGLAEVKVYTAGGNSGDIDIPGIRKPEAEDIKQLLMGKIQKQL
- a CDS encoding PH domain-containing protein; its protein translation is MSPDFTKPQRQSAVGVIVTFADSAVALAKAFLPFLVVWLLNFDRSKSIMVTAAIVLFLAATIVAAWLRYRNFTFFLDREQSEFILTQGVLSKTRVVIQLGKIQKVDITQSLLQRLIGVYEVRIDTAGSNDEEIAIKAVAHAVAVSLRKELLEGAASARLETEETTETLSATGQPFVQISFGSLVKMGLTSHYVRTFFVILAFFFSTYENIRHFDDKITDDVDTSQLESYVAERSAIQLVLFAFLLIVGVILVVNVGRTVFRYFGYRITRQRDALLLSFGLVSTKNTLLKPQRVQFVSVIQNYLQRKLDLMEVRVRQATGGEAEDKKRAIEIPGCNDAEHRGILEMLFGSVPQKELTVLPNWRVLGFALFLYLGIPLGIYAIVRNNVPELSSVDYFVPLYAGLVIVLQYFRFRNSRLYISDRFVIRKHGAWDVTYDYLDTRKIQGITASQLFWHKSLNIGSITLHTAGGDLTFHLGQFDLLHEYANRWLYAIERDDSNWM